A stretch of Castanea sativa cultivar Marrone di Chiusa Pesio chromosome 2, ASM4071231v1 DNA encodes these proteins:
- the LOC142624014 gene encoding uncharacterized protein LOC142624014 isoform X2, whose amino-acid sequence MLSQQQSPPEVSLSLQQQMNPNHDCIQTDIKSFSIRKYALASRQKDIFCSWPFPEKYLKICFKHGISNVLPPLEPGDSVIQSLRRDVMFKSSKQDNKKADSIDNKAPDFVEQEKLIKDECDSYSNEAISKVSSQECPLFPSSNSDKLEENNSDIASDFMVPRFKPSTTMHSLHPHDDQNGKLQISSKRMRHKRKRHKGKHKKRSMVDILAVAKHCSSDELYRINRILGCASENDPKHVGEGNGGMANIENNCESELTDDCLDKKLQKDDCAAKKINMLSKKRWLVKFKFSGSKSNS is encoded by the exons ATGCTGTCTCAGCAGCAAAGCCCACCTGAGGTTTCGCTTTCTCTGCAGCAACAAATGAACCCCAACCACGATTGCATTCAAACAGATATCAAGTCCTTCTCCATAAG AAAGTATGCTCTTGCTTCTCGTCAAAAAGATATCTTTTGTAGTTGGCCATTTCCAGAGAAATACTTGAAAATCTGTTTCAAGCATGGTATCAGCAATGTGTTGCCGCCCCTTGAACCTGGTGATTCAGTTATTCAGTCACTCAGAAGAGATGTTATGTTTAAGTCTTCCAAACAAGATAACAAAAAGGCTGATTCCATTGACAATAAAGCACCAGATTTTGTTGAGCAGGAGAAGCTTATTAAAGATGAGTGTGATTCATACTCTAATGAAGCTATATCAAAAGTTTCCAGCCAGGAATGCCCTTTATTTCCTTCTAGCAATAGTGATAAGCTCGAAGAAAACAATTCCGATATTGCATCTGATTTCATGGTTCCTAGATTTAAACCTTCAACTACAATGCATAGTTTGCACCCCCATGATGATCAGAATGGTAAATTACAGATTTCCTCCAAGAGAATGAGGCATAAGCGAAAAAGACATAAGGGGAAGCACAAGAAGCGGTCAATGGTGGATATTTTAGCTGTAGCGAAGCATTGTTCTTCGGATGAACTCTATAGAATTAATCGAATATTGGGCTGTGCTTCAGAAAATGATCCTAAGCATGTGGGTGAAGGAAATGGAGGAATGGCCAATATTGAGAATAATTGTGAATCTGAATTAACAGATGACTGCTTGGACAAGAAGCTTCAAAAAGATGATTGTgcagcaaagaaaataaatatgttGAGCAAAAAACGATGGTTAGTAAAGTTCAAGTTCAGTGGAAGCAAATCCAATTCATGA
- the LOC142624014 gene encoding uncharacterized protein LOC142624014 isoform X1, with product MFFTILIWEPSPLLIFKVLVPYLLFRYFLMSPQHYHFTLNEMYRILGSRMDCHVTDNYLNYRKYALASRQKDIFCSWPFPEKYLKICFKHGISNVLPPLEPGDSVIQSLRRDVMFKSSKQDNKKADSIDNKAPDFVEQEKLIKDECDSYSNEAISKVSSQECPLFPSSNSDKLEENNSDIASDFMVPRFKPSTTMHSLHPHDDQNGKLQISSKRMRHKRKRHKGKHKKRSMVDILAVAKHCSSDELYRINRILGCASENDPKHVGEGNGGMANIENNCESELTDDCLDKKLQKDDCAAKKINMLSKKRWLVKFKFSGSKSNS from the coding sequence ATGTTCTTTACAATTCTGATATGGGAACCTTCTCCTTTACtaatttttaaggttttggTTCCTTATCTTCTCTTTCGCTACTTCTTGATGTCACCCCAACATTATCATTTTACGTTAAATGAGATGTATAGAATTCTTGGTTCAAGAATGGACTGTCATGTTACTGATAACTATCTCAATTACAGAAAGTATGCTCTTGCTTCTCGTCAAAAAGATATCTTTTGTAGTTGGCCATTTCCAGAGAAATACTTGAAAATCTGTTTCAAGCATGGTATCAGCAATGTGTTGCCGCCCCTTGAACCTGGTGATTCAGTTATTCAGTCACTCAGAAGAGATGTTATGTTTAAGTCTTCCAAACAAGATAACAAAAAGGCTGATTCCATTGACAATAAAGCACCAGATTTTGTTGAGCAGGAGAAGCTTATTAAAGATGAGTGTGATTCATACTCTAATGAAGCTATATCAAAAGTTTCCAGCCAGGAATGCCCTTTATTTCCTTCTAGCAATAGTGATAAGCTCGAAGAAAACAATTCCGATATTGCATCTGATTTCATGGTTCCTAGATTTAAACCTTCAACTACAATGCATAGTTTGCACCCCCATGATGATCAGAATGGTAAATTACAGATTTCCTCCAAGAGAATGAGGCATAAGCGAAAAAGACATAAGGGGAAGCACAAGAAGCGGTCAATGGTGGATATTTTAGCTGTAGCGAAGCATTGTTCTTCGGATGAACTCTATAGAATTAATCGAATATTGGGCTGTGCTTCAGAAAATGATCCTAAGCATGTGGGTGAAGGAAATGGAGGAATGGCCAATATTGAGAATAATTGTGAATCTGAATTAACAGATGACTGCTTGGACAAGAAGCTTCAAAAAGATGATTGTgcagcaaagaaaataaatatgttGAGCAAAAAACGATGGTTAGTAAAGTTCAAGTTCAGTGGAAGCAAATCCAATTCATGA
- the LOC142625161 gene encoding uncharacterized protein LOC142625161: MDALNRFVSRETNKCLPFFRTLKKAFEWTAKCQQAFKDQKAYLSSPLLLSLSKLGEELFLYLAVSPAAFSAALIREKDRMQKPVYYTNRALRGAKERYLPMEKLVFALITSARKLKSYFQAHSIVILTNKPLRRAMSSPEAAGHMALWAIKQSEFDRQYCPRTSIKGQVVADFIAEFTGMEN, from the coding sequence ATGGATGCGCTTAACAGATTCGTGTCCAGGGAAACAAATAAATGTCTACCTTTCTTCCGTACGTTGAAGAAGGCCTTCGAATGGACAGCCAAGTGCCAGCAAGCATTCAAAGACCAGAAGGCCTACCTCTCATCCCCACTATTACTGAGCCTGTCAAAGTTGGGGGAAGAATTATTCCTCTATTTAGCTGTGTCTCCAGCTGCCTTCAGTGCAGCCTTAATCAGAGAAAAAGACAGGATGCAAAAACCCGTGTACTACACCAACCGGGCGCTTCGAGGGGCAAAAGAGAGGTACCTGCCAATGGAAAAACTTGTCTTTGCTTTGATTACTTCAGCTCGCAAGCTAAAGTCGTACTTCCAGGCCCACAGCATCGTCATCCTGACTAACAAACCTCTACGACGAGCAATGAGTAGTCCCGAAGCTGCCGGACATATGGCATTGTGGGCGATAAAGCAAAGTGAGTTTGACAGACAGTATTGCCCACGTACTTCCATAAAGGGACAAGTGGTCGCCGACTTCATCGCGGAGTTCACCGGTATGGAAAACTAG